A stretch of Lactuca sativa cultivar Salinas chromosome 6, Lsat_Salinas_v11, whole genome shotgun sequence DNA encodes these proteins:
- the LOC111906079 gene encoding uncharacterized protein LOC111906079 — MEGEESLLDSILDADNVEDLEDVDMVDVEEGEFVENYQQTELGQNSSGDGGTISQEPKSKSQKRRNKKKNRKKKAASGPGVLDINRFVLDTCRRLKERKSYLIWTAVGCLGVPAVSDLVKEVDAIQACGGQMTSDGGRYRNGGGILWNILRKRDPNVYKEIMKKGREFEKQFKPPDFRKAANQSKRGLSEAEAEAEVEGVKEEVERDEGQNGELDIEERQVKKRPVHERIRVPVSYDDLLEVEDPKEEAN; from the exons ATGGAGGGAGAAGAGAGCTTGCTTGATTCAATACTTGATGCAGACAATGTTGAAGACTTGGAAGATGTTGATATGGTTGATGTAGAAGAAGGAGAATTTGTTGAGAACTATCAACAAACTGAGTTGGGACAAAACAGCAGTGGAGATGGTGGCACAATATCTCAAGAACCTAAGAGTAAAAGTCAGAAACGTAGAAATAAGAAGAAAAATAGGAAAAAGAAAGCTGCTTCAGGCCCTGGCGTCTTGGACATTAACAG ATTTGTTTTAGATACTTGTAGGCGTTTGAAAGAAAGAAAGTCTTACCTGATATGGACTGCAGTTGGTTGTTTGGGTGTCCCTGCTGTTAGTGATCTTGTGAAGGAG GTGGATGCAATTCAGGCATGTGGTGGTCAGATGACTTCAGATGGAGGGCGATATAGGAATGGTGGTGGAATTTTGTGGAACATCCTTAGAAAACGTGATCCAAATGTATATAAGGAAATAATGAAAAAAGGGAGGGAGTTTGAG AAGCAATTTAAACCACCGGATTTCAGGAAAGCAGCAAACCAGAGCAAACGGGGTTTGTCTGAAGCTGAAGCTGAAGCAGAAGTAGAAGGTGTGAAAGAAGAGGTGGAGAGGGATGAAGGGCAAAATGGGGAATTGGACATTGAAGAGAGACAGGTGAAGAAAAGACCTGTTCATGAAAGAATCCGTGTGCCTGTATCCTATGATGACTTGCTTGAAGTTGAGGATCCGAAAGAAGAGGCGAACTAA